From Cannabis sativa cultivar Pink pepper isolate KNU-18-1 chromosome 8, ASM2916894v1, whole genome shotgun sequence, a single genomic window includes:
- the LOC115698922 gene encoding signaling peptide TAXIMIN 2: MGDCRPLGFLIGLPFALVALVLSVLGAIIWILGTILSCLCPCCICCVGVANLAVSLMKLPFNIITWFTEQIPC, translated from the exons ATGGGAGATTGCAGACCATTGGGTTTTTTAATTGGACTGCCATTTGCATTGGTGGCCCTGGTTTTATCAGTTTTGGGTGCAATAATCTGGATTCTTGG GACTATATTAAGTTGCTTGTGCCCATGTTGCATATGTTGCGTTGGAGTGGCTAATCTGGCGGTGTCTTTGATGAAACTTCCTTTCAACATCATTACATGGTTCACCGAACAGATTCCTTGTTGA